In one window of Deltaproteobacteria bacterium DNA:
- a CDS encoding 6,7-dimethyl-8-ribityllumazine synthase, which translates to MPPRVIEGNLSAAGKRFGIVVSRFNDFISERLLGGAIDALVRSGAKEEDITIVRVPGAFEIPLAAGKMAAMKGLSAVICLGAVIRGSTPHFDYVAAEVSKGVAHVGLNAGIPVIFGVLTTDTIEQAVERAGTKAGNKGFDSAMAAVEMANLMAEMGRVNA; encoded by the coding sequence ATGCCGCCGCGCGTAATTGAAGGAAACCTTTCGGCAGCCGGGAAACGGTTCGGCATAGTGGTGAGCCGTTTCAACGATTTCATCTCCGAACGCCTTCTGGGCGGGGCCATCGACGCCCTTGTGAGAAGCGGCGCGAAGGAGGAGGATATCACCATTGTAAGGGTTCCCGGAGCCTTCGAGATTCCCCTGGCAGCCGGAAAAATGGCCGCCATGAAGGGGCTTTCCGCCGTCATCTGCTTAGGCGCGGTGATTCGCGGCTCCACGCCGCATTTCGACTACGTGGCCGCCGAGGTCAGCAAGGGCGTGGCCCACGTGGGGCTTAACGCCGGAATCCCGGTGATCTTCGGGGTCCTCACCACCGACACCATAGAGCAGGCCGTGGAGCGCGCCGGAACCAAGGCGGGCAACAAGGGTTTCGATTCCGCCATGGCAGCTGTTGAAATGGCCAATCTCATGGCTGAAATGGGCCGGGTGAACGCTTGA
- the nusB gene encoding transcription antitermination factor NusB: MTSPTGKRRKAREEALKALFFLDFSPLPPYEAMTLYCSNFAAGQVPDEFFKDIAYGVLENKAGIDEAIVSHSKNWKLARMSAVDRNVLRVAVYELLHRPDVPGPVVVNEAVELAKIYGSELSPGFVNGILDSILNGLHPKKK; encoded by the coding sequence TTGACCAGTCCAACCGGAAAAAGGCGCAAGGCGAGGGAGGAAGCCCTAAAGGCCCTGTTCTTCCTGGATTTCTCCCCCCTGCCCCCCTACGAGGCCATGACCCTTTACTGTTCCAATTTTGCTGCAGGGCAGGTGCCGGACGAGTTTTTCAAAGACATCGCCTACGGCGTGCTGGAAAACAAGGCGGGCATCGATGAGGCCATCGTTTCCCACAGCAAAAACTGGAAACTGGCCCGGATGAGCGCCGTTGACCGCAACGTGTTGCGCGTGGCGGTTTACGAGCTTCTGCACAGGCCGGATGTTCCGGGCCCCGTGGTGGTCAACGAGGCCGTGGAACTGGCTAAAATTTACGGATCGGAACTTTCGCCCGGTTTCGTGAACGGCATTCTGGATTCGATTTTGAACGGGCTGCATCCGAAGAAAAAATAG
- a CDS encoding FAD-dependent oxidoreductase, translating into MKEIRLDAAVIGAGTAGLFAASRIARKTENFAIFEGGTEGTTCARVGCMPSKAVIALARAFCAGCAKDALPGFPAASGPADTGAVMERVRKIRDGLYKSTAANARARFGARIIPESVFFAEPMTLEAGGILYRCDSIVVAAGSTPAVPPGWSLVDGRIVTTDTFFELPALGRRVLAVGMGPVGIELSQAMARLGLDVTMVEMTERVAAISDPDVDRAFKEILSRTPNFSFHLKTAVKLDGVGEEGVRVTLTGRSAGAGRKDVFDLVLLASGRRPNVDGLRLENSGLLLDDRGFAVVDPKTLRAGGQRVFFAGDVSGIRPFYHDAADQGVLAGENAVAFPGELGVLPEKVPLAMVFTSPNVAMVGKAFHELPKDSFVVGGADASKSGRAIVEGGAAGRISLYFGKSGGKLLGAQMAMPDGEHLAHYLSVMIAANFTVDDVLRLPFYHPTYEELVKAAAEEARRALK; encoded by the coding sequence ATGAAGGAAATTCGGCTGGACGCGGCGGTGATAGGGGCGGGGACTGCGGGGCTTTTCGCCGCTTCCCGCATAGCCAGGAAAACCGAAAATTTCGCAATATTTGAAGGCGGAACAGAGGGCACCACCTGCGCCCGCGTGGGCTGTATGCCATCGAAAGCCGTGATCGCCCTTGCAAGGGCCTTTTGCGCGGGCTGCGCCAAAGACGCCCTGCCCGGATTTCCGGCAGCGAGCGGCCCGGCTGACACGGGGGCCGTGATGGAGCGGGTGCGAAAAATCCGCGACGGCCTGTATAAGTCCACCGCCGCCAACGCGCGGGCGCGTTTCGGGGCCAGGATTATCCCGGAGTCCGTGTTTTTCGCCGAACCCATGACGCTTGAGGCTGGAGGCATTCTTTACCGGTGCGACTCCATAGTGGTTGCCGCCGGTTCCACTCCCGCCGTTCCTCCCGGATGGAGCCTCGTGGACGGCAGGATCGTCACCACCGATACCTTTTTCGAGCTTCCGGCCCTTGGCCGAAGGGTGCTGGCAGTTGGCATGGGGCCGGTAGGCATAGAGCTTTCCCAGGCCATGGCGCGCCTTGGCCTCGATGTAACAATGGTGGAAATGACCGAGAGGGTGGCCGCCATCTCCGACCCGGACGTGGACAGGGCCTTCAAGGAAATCCTGTCCAGGACCCCCAATTTTTCCTTTCATCTGAAAACGGCGGTAAAGCTGGACGGAGTCGGCGAGGAAGGAGTCCGCGTGACCCTTACGGGCCGTTCAGCCGGGGCGGGCCGCAAGGATGTGTTTGACCTGGTTCTTCTGGCCTCCGGCAGACGCCCCAATGTGGACGGCCTGCGCCTGGAAAATTCGGGCCTTCTGTTGGATGACAGGGGCTTTGCCGTGGTTGACCCCAAAACCCTCAGGGCCGGGGGCCAAAGGGTCTTTTTTGCCGGGGACGTAAGCGGAATAAGGCCCTTTTACCACGATGCGGCGGACCAGGGAGTGCTGGCCGGGGAAAACGCCGTGGCCTTCCCTGGCGAGCTTGGCGTTCTGCCGGAAAAGGTGCCGCTGGCCATGGTGTTCACCTCGCCCAACGTGGCCATGGTGGGGAAGGCCTTCCACGAGCTGCCGAAGGATTCCTTTGTTGTTGGCGGGGCGGACGCCTCGAAATCCGGGCGGGCAATTGTGGAAGGCGGAGCGGCTGGGCGGATAAGCCTCTATTTCGGAAAATCCGGCGGAAAGCTTTTGGGCGCGCAGATGGCCATGCCGGACGGCGAGCATCTGGCCCATTACCTTTCGGTGATGATCGCCGCAAATTTTACGGTGGACGATGTGCTTAGGCTGCCCTTCTACCACCCCACCTACGAGGAGCTTGTGAAGGCCGCCGCCGAGGAGGCCAGAAGGGCGCTCAAATAA
- a CDS encoding NAD(P)/FAD-dependent oxidoreductase: MARKVVIIGAGLGGLACGALLAQKGADVLILEAQPVAGGRSMAFERDGFKCDFGVHMFSRGKSGPHGEMTGRTSGGLKWSVKNPAARVMGRAEFDFPLDLKPLWQTVKVAQKLRIGLINYPGAWRFIRALLTGDLAGENDRVTLYDFVKAHTKDREVHAFANCVCQLYFALDYRQASAGEFIHCFSRMFADADFGYPMGGCQAIPDSFRKSLELYGGRILFSETATEIVSRAGMVAGVKTESGFFPADVVISNAGAARTLDLAGREAIGEETARRIPKMSYSNAYVTIKYALDRPVIPYPVVFYMPKGDPVTIFDYIQNKSVPDDPFIFMPVPSNHDPSLAPPGKQLVIAGTAAPPRSSKALGNAILDKVHETVLRLFPGFSDSIIWETRSTRSDVTALTRHPAGEAIGLGQTPDQVGSLRLKHETALLGLYLVGADAGSRGIGTELAVASGIALADKIRL; encoded by the coding sequence ATGGCCAGGAAAGTAGTGATAATAGGTGCCGGCCTCGGCGGGCTGGCCTGCGGAGCCCTGCTTGCCCAGAAGGGGGCCGATGTGCTGATCCTGGAAGCCCAGCCCGTGGCAGGGGGCCGGTCCATGGCCTTTGAGCGGGACGGCTTCAAGTGCGATTTCGGCGTGCACATGTTCTCCAGGGGAAAAAGCGGCCCCCACGGGGAGATGACCGGAAGGACATCGGGCGGGCTTAAGTGGTCCGTCAAAAATCCGGCTGCACGGGTGATGGGCAGGGCCGAGTTCGATTTTCCCCTGGACTTGAAACCCCTTTGGCAGACGGTGAAGGTGGCCCAAAAACTACGGATCGGCCTTATTAACTACCCCGGAGCCTGGCGCTTCATACGGGCCCTTCTTACGGGCGATCTGGCCGGGGAAAACGACCGGGTCACCCTCTACGACTTCGTGAAGGCCCACACGAAGGACCGCGAGGTCCACGCCTTCGCCAACTGCGTGTGCCAGCTCTATTTCGCCCTGGACTACCGGCAGGCCTCAGCCGGGGAGTTCATCCACTGCTTTTCCCGGATGTTTGCAGACGCGGACTTCGGCTACCCCATGGGCGGCTGTCAGGCCATACCCGATTCGTTCAGGAAAAGCCTTGAACTCTACGGCGGCAGGATACTTTTTTCGGAGACCGCGACGGAGATCGTTTCAAGGGCCGGAATGGTGGCGGGCGTAAAAACCGAAAGCGGCTTTTTTCCTGCGGACGTTGTGATTTCAAACGCCGGAGCGGCCCGGACCCTGGACCTGGCGGGCAGGGAGGCCATAGGGGAGGAGACGGCCCGGCGCATACCCAAAATGAGCTATTCCAACGCCTACGTCACCATAAAGTACGCCCTCGACAGGCCCGTCATCCCTTATCCCGTGGTTTTTTACATGCCCAAGGGCGACCCTGTGACCATCTTCGACTACATCCAAAACAAGAGCGTGCCGGACGACCCCTTCATCTTCATGCCGGTTCCCTCCAACCACGACCCGTCCCTGGCCCCGCCGGGAAAACAGCTCGTGATAGCGGGAACCGCCGCTCCCCCGCGCTCGTCCAAGGCCCTGGGGAATGCCATACTTGACAAGGTACACGAAACCGTGTTGAGACTGTTCCCGGGTTTTTCCGATTCGATCATCTGGGAGACACGCTCCACCCGCTCGGACGTGACGGCCCTCACCCGTCACCCGGCAGGGGAGGCCATCGGCCTTGGCCAGACCCCGGACCAGGTGGGAAGCCTAAGGCTGAAACACGAAACCGCCCTTCTAGGGCTCTATCTGGTGGGCGCGGACGCGGGATCGCGAGGAATCGGAACCGAGCTTGCGGTGGCAAGCGGCATAGCCCTTGCTGATAAAATCAGGCTTTGA
- a CDS encoding GMC family oxidoreductase: protein MDHYDYAVIGSGFGGSVSALRLSEKGYRVAVLEQGRDVTPSDMEAAAGNLKRFLWMPPLGMRGYFVQHVFRHVIIVGGVGVGGGSLVYAAVLLRPKAAFFNDPAWRDLSPDWQGELAPHYETAEGMLGVTRNPRLDLMDGHLKKAARLMGAEGTFGPVRNGIYFGNPGTTVPDPFFDGKGPPRTGCEYCGECLAGCAKNSKNSLDKNYLHLAKNLGAKILPDRRAVNVLPLPGGGYAVESRSVNGLKKAPVKADRVIVSAGVVESLRLLFSCRDDLKSLPNISPRLGKLVRTNSEAIVGILSRDKDADLTKGTAITSDFYPDSHTHITQNRFPTAYNFMKFYVGPLVDDADPKTRAKKALAALFSHPVSATESFRAKNWRGRMSVLTVMQDTDNRLAFDFRRSPFPPFSRRLQSRAIKGWEAPSYLPVANEAARAFAAASGGTPLNVLTESVGGISSTAHILGGCPMGTSAENGVISRNHEVFGHPGLYVVDGSAVSANVGVNPSLTIAALSELAMSRIPGREE from the coding sequence ATGGATCATTACGATTACGCGGTAATCGGCAGCGGCTTCGGCGGAAGCGTTTCAGCCCTGCGCCTGTCCGAAAAGGGATACAGGGTGGCGGTCCTGGAACAGGGCCGGGACGTGACGCCATCCGACATGGAGGCCGCCGCAGGAAATCTGAAGCGCTTTCTGTGGATGCCGCCCCTTGGGATGCGCGGTTATTTCGTGCAGCACGTTTTCCGGCACGTGATAATCGTGGGGGGCGTGGGGGTGGGGGGCGGAAGCCTGGTCTACGCGGCGGTGCTTCTGCGGCCCAAGGCGGCCTTTTTCAACGACCCGGCGTGGCGGGACCTTTCCCCGGACTGGCAGGGGGAACTCGCGCCCCACTACGAAACAGCCGAAGGCATGTTGGGGGTGACAAGGAACCCGCGCCTGGACCTCATGGACGGGCACCTGAAAAAAGCCGCAAGGCTCATGGGAGCCGAAGGGACCTTCGGTCCGGTGAGAAACGGCATCTACTTCGGGAACCCCGGAACCACCGTACCCGATCCTTTTTTCGATGGAAAGGGCCCCCCGCGCACCGGCTGCGAATACTGCGGCGAATGCCTGGCGGGCTGCGCCAAAAACTCCAAGAACAGCCTGGACAAGAACTACCTTCATCTGGCCAAGAACCTCGGGGCCAAAATTCTTCCCGACCGCAGGGCCGTGAACGTCCTGCCCCTTCCGGGGGGCGGCTACGCGGTGGAATCACGAAGCGTCAACGGCCTTAAAAAGGCACCGGTCAAGGCCGACCGCGTGATAGTCTCAGCCGGGGTGGTGGAAAGCCTGCGGCTTTTGTTCTCCTGCCGGGACGACCTGAAAAGCCTTCCCAACATCTCGCCCCGACTGGGGAAGCTGGTGCGCACCAATTCCGAGGCCATAGTGGGGATTCTTTCCCGCGACAAGGACGCCGACCTCACCAAAGGCACCGCCATAACCAGCGATTTTTACCCGGATTCCCACACCCACATCACCCAGAACCGCTTCCCCACGGCCTACAATTTCATGAAATTTTACGTCGGCCCCCTGGTGGACGACGCCGACCCGAAAACCCGTGCGAAAAAGGCCCTTGCCGCCCTTTTCTCTCATCCGGTATCGGCCACGGAATCCTTCAGGGCGAAAAACTGGCGCGGGCGCATGAGCGTTCTCACAGTGATGCAGGACACCGACAACCGCCTTGCCTTCGATTTTCGGCGCTCGCCCTTCCCGCCCTTTTCCAGGCGTCTTCAATCCCGCGCCATAAAGGGCTGGGAGGCTCCAAGCTACCTGCCGGTGGCCAACGAGGCGGCCCGCGCTTTTGCGGCGGCGTCAGGCGGAACGCCCTTGAACGTCCTTACCGAGTCCGTGGGCGGCATCTCGTCAACGGCCCACATCCTGGGCGGCTGCCCAATGGGGACCTCGGCTGAAAACGGCGTGATCTCCAGAAATCACGAGGTGTTCGGCCATCCCGGCCTGTACGTTGTGGACGGCTCGGCGGTCTCCGCCAACGTGGGGGTCAACCCAAGCCTCACCATCGCCGCCCTGTCGGAGCTTGCAATGTCCCGCATACCGGGCCGGGAGGAGTGA
- a CDS encoding AtpZ/AtpI family protein, producing the protein MGREDEKRQFYRDLAFISTAGLSFGFSIAIGLFIGIWLDKSVFGTSPWCTLIFLGFGIAAGYRNLWLIYTRARKLDTQEKK; encoded by the coding sequence ATGGGCCGGGAAGACGAAAAAAGGCAGTTTTACCGGGACCTTGCTTTCATAAGCACGGCGGGGCTGTCATTCGGCTTTTCCATAGCCATCGGCCTTTTTATAGGGATATGGCTGGACAAGAGCGTTTTCGGCACTTCCCCGTGGTGCACCCTGATCTTTCTGGGCTTCGGGATCGCGGCGGGCTACCGGAACCTCTGGCTGATATACACGCGGGCCAGGAAGTTGGACACCCAGGAAAAAAAATGA
- a CDS encoding ATP synthase subunit I has translation MQKAQDEKPASRDGAEERIYSFVTRSNPFILGGAALCAFVFAPPRFFLGVLLGGLIVTVNFALLFRTLKKALAPGNTQGYAPVLAKYYLRFMASAIIIFVLMATRIVHPIGLILGLSVVVVSIVAALVNELKFHSVKEAG, from the coding sequence ATGCAAAAGGCGCAAGACGAAAAACCGGCAAGCCGGGACGGAGCGGAGGAGAGAATCTATTCCTTCGTGACAAGGTCCAATCCCTTCATTCTTGGAGGGGCGGCCCTGTGCGCCTTCGTGTTCGCCCCGCCCAGGTTTTTTCTGGGGGTCCTTCTGGGCGGCCTGATCGTGACCGTCAATTTCGCGCTTTTGTTCCGCACCCTTAAAAAGGCGCTGGCCCCGGGCAACACCCAAGGATACGCCCCGGTGCTGGCCAAGTATTATCTGCGCTTCATGGCAAGCGCCATCATCATTTTCGTTCTTATGGCCACCCGCATCGTCCACCCCATCGGCCTCATCCTTGGCCTTTCCGTGGTGGTGGTGAGCATAGTGGCCGCATTGGTTAATGAATTGAAATTTCATTCGGTGAAGGAGGCTGGCTGA
- the atpB gene encoding F0F1 ATP synthase subunit A: MFGVSSQTAFDYKHVFYTWFAMALMLGFGFVATRGLKLVPGKGQNFLELIVGGIEDFMVSVTGEEGRWLLPITATVFIYILVCNLMGLFPGFFPPTADINTTASCAVTVFAVTHIIGIKYHGIKYIKHFTGPVAALIPLFLVLEIIGHCARVLSLSFRLFGNMMGHELVLGILFMLAGAFFAPLPIMALGVFVSLVQAFVFFLLSTIYFAGSMEHAH, from the coding sequence ATGTTCGGGGTAAGTTCCCAGACTGCTTTCGACTACAAGCACGTGTTCTATACGTGGTTCGCAATGGCGCTCATGCTGGGCTTCGGTTTCGTGGCCACCCGTGGCTTGAAGCTGGTGCCGGGCAAGGGCCAGAATTTTCTGGAACTCATCGTGGGCGGCATCGAGGATTTCATGGTGTCCGTGACCGGCGAGGAGGGCCGCTGGCTGCTCCCCATCACCGCAACGGTCTTCATCTACATTCTCGTCTGCAACCTCATGGGGCTTTTTCCGGGATTCTTTCCGCCCACCGCCGACATCAACACAACGGCAAGCTGCGCGGTGACGGTTTTTGCCGTCACCCACATCATCGGCATCAAGTATCACGGCATAAAGTACATCAAGCACTTCACCGGCCCCGTGGCGGCCCTCATCCCCCTGTTCCTGGTGCTGGAAATCATCGGGCACTGCGCGCGGGTGCTTTCCCTCTCCTTCCGTCTTTTCGGAAACATGATGGGCCACGAACTGGTGCTGGGCATTCTTTTCATGCTGGCGGGCGCGTTTTTCGCCCCGCTTCCCATCATGGCCCTGGGCGTCTTCGTGTCCCTGGTTCAGGCCTTCGTGTTCTTCCTGCTTTCCACCATTTATTTTGCAGGGTCCATGGAGCACGCGCATTAG
- the atpE gene encoding ATP synthase F0 subunit C translates to MEQSVNALSVLIAAMTAAGFGIAIAAFGCGIGQALGLKAAVEGIARNPEASGKIMTTMLIGLAMIESLCIYALVVALLLIFVAPQGVDLKALVAG, encoded by the coding sequence ATGGAACAATCAGTCAATGCTTTGAGCGTGCTCATCGCCGCCATGACGGCGGCAGGTTTCGGAATCGCAATCGCGGCTTTCGGCTGCGGCATCGGCCAGGCTCTTGGTCTGAAGGCCGCCGTTGAGGGTATCGCCCGCAATCCCGAGGCTTCGGGCAAAATCATGACCACCATGCTTATCGGTCTGGCCATGATCGAGTCTCTTTGTATTTACGCTCTGGTCGTCGCGCTGCTTCTCATCTTCGTGGCGCCCCAGGGTGTTGATCTCAAGGCTCTGGTTGCAGGTTAA